One window of the Chryseotalea sp. WA131a genome contains the following:
- the pdxA gene encoding 4-hydroxythreonine-4-phosphate dehydrogenase PdxA, whose translation MSLPSTDKPRIGITLGDLNGIGPEVVIKALADSRIANMIVPVVYGSTRVLSYYRKLMNLEEFNYSQVKTKGQFFHKAINVVNCWEDVMEITPGVPSRQGGKAALLSLKKVVEEAKEGLIDGFVTGPIHKNTIHGEDFPYRGHTEYLTKEFDATESLMLMVGENLKVGLVTEHVPVKDIAANITKERVELKIRLLEMSLKKDFQIAKPKIAVLGLNPHAGDEGLLGKEENDIIKPVINDLKAKGKVVFGPFPADGFFGAGQHVKYDAVLAMYHDQGLVAFKTLAFGNGVNFTAGLPVVRTSPDHGTAYNIAGKNLADEASLRQAIFLACDIVKNRQLQLVEK comes from the coding sequence ATGTCTTTACCTTCAACAGATAAGCCTCGTATTGGAATAACGTTGGGAGACCTCAATGGCATTGGCCCAGAGGTAGTGATTAAGGCATTGGCCGACAGCCGCATCGCCAATATGATTGTTCCAGTTGTGTATGGTTCCACCCGAGTGCTTTCCTATTACCGTAAACTAATGAATTTGGAAGAGTTCAATTACAGTCAGGTGAAAACGAAAGGCCAATTCTTTCACAAGGCAATAAATGTAGTCAATTGTTGGGAAGATGTGATGGAGATCACGCCAGGGGTGCCATCCCGCCAAGGTGGAAAAGCTGCTTTGTTATCATTAAAGAAGGTGGTGGAAGAAGCCAAAGAAGGATTGATTGATGGATTTGTGACAGGTCCCATTCATAAAAATACCATTCACGGAGAGGATTTCCCTTATCGTGGACATACCGAATATTTAACGAAAGAGTTTGACGCTACCGAGAGCTTAATGTTAATGGTGGGTGAGAACTTGAAAGTGGGTTTAGTAACAGAGCATGTGCCCGTTAAGGACATTGCCGCCAACATTACCAAAGAGCGCGTGGAGCTCAAAATCCGATTATTGGAGATGTCGCTCAAAAAAGATTTTCAAATAGCCAAGCCAAAAATTGCTGTGTTGGGCTTAAATCCACACGCAGGTGACGAAGGGTTACTGGGAAAGGAGGAAAATGACATTATTAAACCAGTCATCAACGACTTAAAAGCAAAAGGCAAAGTAGTTTTTGGACCCTTTCCTGCCGATGGCTTTTTTGGGGCAGGCCAGCATGTCAAATATGATGCTGTGTTGGCCATGTACCACGACCAAGGTCTAGTGGCATTTAAAACGCTGGCTTTTGGTAACGGTGTTAACTTTACAGCCGGTTTGCCAGTTGTGCGCACTTCGCCCGACCACGGCACTGCCTATAATATTGCTGGAAAAAACTTGGCAGATGAGGCCTCCCTGCGGCAGGCAATCTTCTTGGCGTGTGATATCGTAAAGAACCGTCAACTGCAGTTGGTAGAAAAATAA
- a CDS encoding TerB family tellurite resistance protein: METAVMDIVTKKQLNILIQLAEADKHFAKAERDMIFRIAKERNFSDEEVTQLIRHPEPIDTLGALSIDQKFQYLQACINLIHVDHNLFESELIFCRSIAIKLGFKKNSVDFFVDNFDKMPLESLKSTLLNDYL; this comes from the coding sequence ATGGAAACGGCCGTTATGGACATAGTTACTAAGAAGCAGCTCAACATTTTGATTCAGTTGGCGGAAGCAGATAAGCATTTTGCCAAAGCAGAACGCGATATGATTTTTAGGATTGCCAAAGAGCGCAATTTTTCAGATGAAGAGGTCACTCAGTTGATTCGCCATCCAGAACCTATTGATACGCTAGGTGCGCTTTCTATCGACCAAAAGTTTCAGTATTTGCAAGCCTGCATCAACCTTATTCATGTCGACCATAATTTGTTTGAAAGTGAGCTGATTTTCTGCAGAAGTATTGCAATTAAGCTTGGCTTCAAAAAAAATTCAGTTGATTTCTTTGTGGATAATTTTGACAAAATGCCTTTAGAATCCCTTAAATCAACGCTTTTGAACGATTATCTCTAA
- a CDS encoding helix-turn-helix transcriptional regulator, translating into MPIIVNLDVMMAKRKMSLNELSEKVDITLANLSILKTGKAKAIRFSTLEAICKALDCQPADLLEYSKK; encoded by the coding sequence ATGCCGATAATCGTAAACTTAGATGTGATGATGGCGAAGCGAAAAATGTCGCTGAATGAACTCTCTGAAAAAGTGGACATCACGCTCGCCAACCTTTCCATACTCAAAACCGGAAAAGCAAAGGCCATTCGTTTCAGCACATTGGAAGCCATTTGCAAAGCATTGGACTGCCAACCGGCAGATTTACTGGAATATTCAAAAAAATAA
- a CDS encoding DUF2975 domain-containing protein produces the protein MESKTKTRTELMIQILYILAWIIFVGVCIDACGSIFSAYYTLMINPINAATYWVGNDLSSLYQYDQGHFLVETLLISIASVLKAFLFYLIIKILHDKSMAQPFNNEVRIFLITGSALAFGIGFFTAWGVGYTEWLVNQGVQMPDTQHLRLGGADVWFFMAVILFVIAQIFKRGIEIQSENELTV, from the coding sequence ATGGAAAGCAAGACAAAAACGAGAACCGAACTTATGATCCAAATACTGTACATCCTCGCATGGATAATATTTGTTGGCGTGTGCATTGATGCTTGTGGCTCTATCTTCAGTGCTTATTACACGCTGATGATAAACCCAATCAATGCTGCTACGTATTGGGTCGGAAATGATCTATCGAGCCTTTATCAATACGACCAAGGCCATTTTTTAGTAGAAACGTTATTGATAAGCATTGCGTCAGTGTTGAAGGCGTTCCTATTTTATCTGATTATAAAAATACTGCACGATAAAAGTATGGCGCAGCCATTCAATAACGAAGTGCGAATTTTTCTTATTACCGGATCAGCATTGGCTTTTGGGATAGGCTTTTTTACAGCATGGGGAGTTGGTTACACTGAGTGGTTAGTGAATCAAGGCGTGCAAATGCCCGACACACAACATTTACGTTTGGGCGGAGCTGACGTATGGTTTTTCATGGCTGTTATACTTTTTGTAATCGCTCAGATTTTTAAACGGGGAATCGAAATTCAATCCGAAAATGAGTTAACCGTATAA
- the efp gene encoding elongation factor P, whose amino-acid sequence MASVSDLNKGSYVRYNGEVVQVEEMQHRTPGNLRAFYQLKMRSLRTGKIVENRFRPGDSIEQLRVETKEYQYLYQDGDSLVCMDNTTYEQIYLDKVLLGDSVNYIKEGVTLLIAFEDGVNPITAEAPAHVNMSITYTEPGVQGDTATRTLKSATIETGAEVKVPLFVNIGDMIKIKTSTGEYVERVKE is encoded by the coding sequence ATGGCTTCAGTATCTGATTTAAACAAGGGAAGTTATGTACGCTACAATGGTGAAGTGGTGCAAGTAGAAGAAATGCAGCACCGAACACCGGGCAATCTTCGTGCATTTTATCAATTGAAAATGCGCAGCTTGCGCACCGGCAAAATTGTAGAAAACCGTTTCCGTCCGGGCGATTCGATTGAACAACTGCGCGTAGAAACCAAGGAATATCAATACCTCTACCAAGATGGAGATAGCCTGGTGTGCATGGATAATACCACCTACGAACAAATTTATCTTGACAAAGTATTGTTAGGTGATTCGGTAAACTATATTAAAGAGGGCGTTACCTTGCTCATTGCATTCGAAGATGGCGTGAACCCCATCACAGCTGAAGCACCGGCACACGTAAACATGTCTATAACGTACACCGAACCGGGTGTGCAAGGCGATACTGCTACACGCACGTTGAAGTCGGCCACCATTGAAACAGGCGCAGAAGTAAAAGTTCCGCTATTTGTAAATATTGGCGACATGATCAAGATCAAAACCAGTACAGGCGAATACGTAGAACGCGTAAAAGAATAA
- a CDS encoding DUF177 domain-containing protein has product MSEFSVNIIGLAKKQHTFTYRLNEAFFNQYGNQTIAKGDFDANLTLDKRETLIEAIFEITGNAELICDRSLEPFLHPISLHRKVIFKYGEEPGEVSDEIVIITEEQDKLDVGQYMYEFIVLEVPIKKIHPKFQKEDNDEESEDGKLVYQTKVDENAIDPRWEKLKKLK; this is encoded by the coding sequence TTGAGTGAATTTAGTGTCAATATCATTGGGCTGGCTAAAAAGCAGCATACGTTCACCTATCGTCTGAACGAAGCTTTTTTTAATCAGTATGGCAATCAAACCATTGCCAAAGGAGATTTTGATGCCAACCTGACTCTGGACAAACGGGAAACGTTGATTGAGGCAATTTTTGAAATAACGGGCAACGCTGAGCTGATCTGTGATCGGAGCTTGGAGCCTTTTCTTCACCCTATTTCTCTTCACCGCAAGGTGATCTTTAAGTATGGCGAAGAACCGGGCGAAGTAAGTGATGAGATCGTAATCATTACCGAAGAGCAAGACAAGCTAGATGTAGGCCAGTATATGTATGAGTTTATTGTGCTAGAAGTGCCGATAAAGAAAATACATCCAAAGTTTCAAAAGGAAGATAACGATGAGGAGAGTGAAGATGGCAAGTTGGTGTATCAAACAAAAGTTGACGAAAACGCCATCGATCCACGTTGGGAAAAATTGAAAAAATTGAAGTAA
- a CDS encoding TIGR03643 family protein: protein MQTLLPTSDEIDRIIQMAWEDRTPFEAIEMQFGLSEKKVIELMRANMKASSFKMWRKRTHGRATKHKKLSGVEKGRFKSTLQKSISGNKISKR, encoded by the coding sequence ATGCAAACACTCTTACCAACTTCAGATGAAATCGACCGCATCATCCAAATGGCGTGGGAAGATCGCACACCCTTTGAGGCCATTGAGATGCAATTCGGGCTATCAGAAAAAAAAGTGATTGAATTGATGCGTGCCAATATGAAGGCGAGTAGTTTTAAAATGTGGCGCAAGCGCACCCATGGACGAGCGACCAAGCACAAAAAGTTAAGCGGAGTGGAAAAGGGGCGATTTAAGTCAACTCTTCAAAAATCCATTTCAGGAAACAAAATCAGCAAGCGATGA
- the rpmF gene encoding 50S ribosomal protein L32, with protein MPNPKRKTSKTRRDKRRTHYKAVAKQFLTDATTGEAHLPHRAHWHEGKLYYKGNVVMEKEVA; from the coding sequence ATGCCAAATCCAAAACGAAAAACCTCCAAAACAAGAAGAGATAAAAGAAGGACTCACTATAAAGCAGTGGCGAAACAATTTTTGACAGATGCTACCACCGGTGAAGCTCATTTGCCACACCGTGCGCATTGGCACGAGGGCAAGCTCTATTACAAGGGAAACGTGGTAATGGAGAAAGAAGTGGCCTAA
- a CDS encoding ketoacyl-ACP synthase III — protein sequence MNKIRAAITGVGGYVPEYVLTNKELETLVDTTDEWITSRTGIKERRILKGDHQGVSVMAIAAVKEMLAKTNTNPAEVDLVIFATITPDMTFPASANIVATAVGATNAFSYDMAAACSGFLYGLTTGASFIESGRYKKVIVIGGDKMSAILDYSDRTTCIIFGDGAGCVLLEPTAEEVGVMDYILKSDGSGETFLHMKAGGSRIPATHDSVDKRQHFVYQEGSAVYKFAVTNMAEVSAQVAERNHLTKENITWLVPHQANKRIIDATASRVGIGEDKVMMNIERYGNTTAGTIPLLLWDYEKKLKKGDNLLLAAFGGGFTWGSVYVKWAYNS from the coding sequence ATGAATAAAATTAGAGCAGCAATTACAGGAGTAGGCGGTTATGTTCCCGAGTATGTGCTCACCAACAAAGAGTTGGAAACGCTGGTGGATACTACCGATGAATGGATCACCTCGCGAACGGGCATTAAGGAGCGCAGGATTTTAAAAGGCGATCACCAAGGTGTATCAGTAATGGCTATTGCCGCAGTGAAAGAGATGCTGGCAAAAACCAACACCAATCCGGCAGAAGTTGACCTCGTTATTTTTGCCACCATTACCCCAGACATGACGTTCCCGGCATCGGCAAATATTGTGGCCACAGCGGTGGGTGCTACCAATGCCTTTAGCTATGACATGGCTGCGGCCTGTTCAGGTTTTTTATATGGATTAACAACGGGTGCTAGTTTTATTGAATCGGGACGCTACAAAAAAGTAATTGTAATTGGGGGCGATAAAATGTCGGCTATTTTGGATTATAGTGATCGCACTACCTGCATTATTTTTGGAGATGGGGCCGGTTGTGTTTTATTAGAACCAACAGCAGAAGAAGTAGGTGTGATGGACTACATTCTGAAAAGCGATGGCAGTGGCGAGACATTTCTGCACATGAAAGCCGGTGGCAGCCGCATTCCGGCTACCCACGATTCGGTTGATAAACGTCAGCATTTTGTATATCAAGAAGGCTCGGCAGTTTACAAATTTGCAGTGACCAACATGGCCGAGGTTTCGGCACAAGTGGCAGAACGCAACCATTTAACAAAAGAGAACATTACCTGGCTGGTGCCACATCAAGCCAATAAGCGAATCATTGACGCTACCGCTTCGCGCGTAGGCATTGGCGAAGATAAAGTGATGATGAATATTGAACGGTATGGAAATACTACAGCAGGAACAATTCCTCTTTTGCTGTGGGATTACGAGAAAAAACTAAAAAAGGGAGATAACCTCTTGTTGGCTGCTTTTGGTGGTGGTTTTACATGGGGATCGGTTTATGTAAAGTGGGCATATAATTCGTAG
- the accC gene encoding acetyl-CoA carboxylase biotin carboxylase subunit, which produces MFKKILIANRGEIALRVIRTCKEMDIKTVAVYSTADRESLHVRFADEAVCIGAAPSKESYLNIPRIISAAEITNADAIHPGYGFLSENAEFSAVCHEYGIKFIGPSPEMIRSMGDKITAKETMIKAGVPCIPGSDGLLESVEQGIELAKKIKYPVIVKATAGGGGKGMRIINNDDEFKKAWDDAKREAAASFGNDGLYLEKFVEEPRHIEIQVVGDQYGKVCHLSERDCSIQRRHQKLVEETPSPIVSQELRERMGEAAIQGAKAINYEGVGTIEFLVDKHGDFYFMEMNTRIQVEHPITEEVTDYDLIKEQIKVAAGVPISGRNYFPNLYAMECRINAEDPANGFRPSPGKITNMHMPGGHGVRIDSHVYSGYTIPPNYDSMIAKLIVSGQSREEVITRMKRALSEFVIEGIKTTIPFHLKLMDNPTFRSGKFTTKFLETSFDFNELK; this is translated from the coding sequence ATGTTCAAAAAAATACTAATTGCCAACCGAGGAGAAATTGCTTTGCGCGTGATACGTACGTGCAAAGAAATGGATATAAAAACGGTAGCAGTGTACTCCACGGCCGATCGCGAAAGCTTGCATGTGCGCTTTGCAGATGAAGCCGTTTGTATTGGTGCAGCCCCAAGCAAAGAATCGTATTTGAATATCCCACGCATAATTTCAGCCGCTGAAATTACTAACGCAGATGCTATTCACCCGGGCTATGGTTTTCTGTCAGAGAACGCAGAATTCTCGGCCGTGTGTCACGAGTACGGTATTAAGTTTATTGGGCCATCACCTGAAATGATCCGCTCGATGGGCGACAAAATCACAGCCAAAGAAACAATGATCAAGGCGGGCGTTCCGTGCATACCGGGTTCGGATGGTTTGTTGGAGTCAGTGGAGCAAGGGATTGAGCTGGCCAAAAAAATTAAGTACCCGGTGATTGTGAAAGCAACAGCCGGTGGCGGAGGAAAGGGCATGCGTATCATCAATAACGATGATGAGTTTAAAAAAGCATGGGATGATGCCAAGCGCGAAGCGGCCGCTTCGTTTGGCAACGATGGGTTGTACTTAGAGAAATTTGTAGAAGAGCCCCGCCACATCGAAATTCAGGTGGTAGGCGACCAATACGGAAAAGTTTGCCACTTATCCGAAAGAGATTGCTCGATTCAAAGACGGCACCAAAAGCTAGTGGAAGAGACACCATCGCCTATCGTATCACAAGAGTTGCGCGAGCGAATGGGCGAAGCGGCCATACAAGGAGCGAAGGCCATTAACTACGAAGGTGTGGGCACCATCGAATTTTTGGTTGACAAGCATGGTGATTTCTACTTTATGGAAATGAACACGCGCATCCAAGTGGAGCACCCGATCACCGAGGAAGTGACTGATTATGATTTGATCAAAGAACAAATAAAAGTAGCAGCCGGTGTGCCGATTTCGGGCAGAAATTACTTCCCGAATTTGTACGCCATGGAGTGCCGCATCAATGCCGAAGATCCAGCCAACGGGTTCCGACCTTCACCGGGAAAAATTACTAACATGCACATGCCGGGTGGCCACGGAGTTCGCATCGATAGCCACGTGTATTCGGGCTATACCATTCCTCCCAATTACGATTCGATGATTGCGAAGTTGATTGTGAGCGGCCAATCGCGCGAAGAGGTGATTACGCGCATGAAGCGTGCCTTGAGTGAGTTTGTGATTGAGGGAATTAAAACAACAATTCCGTTCCATTTAAAGCTGATGGACAACCCCACGTTCCGATCGGGTAAATTCACTACCAAGTTTTTGGAGACTTCGTTTGATTTTAATGAGTTGAAATAA
- a CDS encoding SDR family oxidoreductase has translation MKILLTGSTGYIGRRLLPVLVEAGHHVICLVRDQRRFDWEDFTPEFLKSITVLEVDLNSDKQIHSIPTDIDAAYYLVHSMSSSNPDFTTMESQSAQNFVTVVNGTQAKQIIYLSGIVNDVDLSDHLLSRKNVEVILAKATAPLTVLRAAIIIGSGSASFEIIRDLVEKLPVMIAPKWLKTRCQPIGIRNVIEYLQGVLLKPETFHQTFDIGGTEALTYNQMLYGFAKMRGLKRFIITVPVLTPKLSSLWLVFVTSTTYSLARSLVNSMKNEVICHDTRIREIVPTKILSYQEALQLAFDKISQKNVVSSWKDSISLGTMNKNFLNNTFVPEHGVFTDKRKIEFERNKQEVIENIWQIGGNRGWYFGNWMWRIRGVMDKMVGGVGLRRGRRSDTDLKAGDALDFWRVLVADKPNGRLLLYAEMKLPGEAWLEFKVKEENGRKTLFQIATYRPLGLWGRLYWYSVLPFHGLIFPKMARNIVGR, from the coding sequence ATGAAAATACTACTCACTGGCTCCACCGGTTACATCGGCAGAAGGCTTTTACCAGTGTTGGTAGAGGCTGGTCACCACGTAATTTGTCTAGTCCGAGACCAGCGCAGGTTTGATTGGGAGGATTTTACACCCGAATTTCTAAAAAGCATAACAGTGCTTGAAGTTGATTTGAATAGTGATAAACAAATCCATTCCATCCCTACGGATATTGATGCCGCGTATTACTTAGTACATTCGATGAGTTCGTCAAATCCAGATTTCACTACTATGGAATCGCAATCGGCACAAAACTTCGTAACGGTTGTAAATGGCACACAAGCCAAACAAATCATTTACCTAAGCGGAATTGTAAACGATGTTGATTTATCGGACCACTTGCTATCCAGAAAAAATGTAGAAGTCATTTTGGCCAAGGCCACTGCGCCTTTAACTGTTCTTCGTGCGGCTATTATCATTGGGTCAGGCAGTGCTTCATTTGAAATTATCCGCGACTTAGTAGAAAAACTTCCGGTGATGATTGCGCCCAAGTGGCTAAAAACGCGCTGCCAGCCCATAGGCATTCGGAACGTGATTGAATACTTGCAAGGCGTTTTGTTGAAACCCGAAACATTTCACCAGACATTTGATATTGGTGGAACGGAAGCACTCACCTATAACCAAATGCTCTACGGCTTTGCCAAAATGCGCGGTCTCAAGCGCTTCATCATCACCGTGCCTGTTCTCACGCCCAAGCTTTCATCATTGTGGTTGGTATTTGTCACGTCCACCACCTATTCGTTGGCGAGAAGTTTGGTCAACAGCATGAAAAACGAAGTGATTTGTCATGATACCCGCATCCGCGAAATTGTACCCACCAAAATTCTAAGTTATCAGGAGGCGTTGCAATTGGCATTTGATAAAATCAGTCAAAAAAATGTGGTGTCCAGTTGGAAAGATTCCATCTCGCTTGGCACCATGAACAAAAATTTTCTTAACAACACGTTTGTTCCCGAGCACGGTGTATTTACCGACAAACGCAAAATTGAATTTGAGCGGAATAAACAGGAAGTCATCGAAAACATTTGGCAGATTGGTGGTAACCGCGGTTGGTATTTTGGCAATTGGATGTGGCGCATCCGAGGGGTAATGGACAAAATGGTAGGTGGCGTGGGCTTGCGCAGAGGAAGGAGAAGTGATACAGACTTAAAAGCCGGAGACGCATTGGATTTTTGGCGTGTGCTGGTGGCCGATAAACCAAACGGAAGGTTGCTGCTCTATGCGGAAATGAAATTACCCGGTGAGGCTTGGCTTGAGTTCAAAGTAAAAGAAGAGAATGGTAGAAAGACTTTATTTCAAATTGCTACATACCGCCCGCTCGGGTTGTGGGGTAGATTGTATTGGTATTCGGTGTTGCCTTTTCACGGATTGATCTTTCCGAAGATGGCCAGGAATATTGTGGGAAGGTGA
- a CDS encoding deoxyribodipyrimidine photolyase, giving the protein MSDLFPFAKKQIGFPPDYHSILERINQINPVQYGKTRNFIDGAVTYLSPYISRGVISIKQVQESVLSKGYHPASVEKFLQELAWREYFQRVWQSKGEFLFQDLKQPQSEVAHHQMIEAIVNGNTGITAIDNLIHEFYETGYLHNHVRMYVASIACNVSKAHWSAPAQWMYYHLLDGDFASNTCSWQWVAGAFSSKKYYCNQENVNRYTHSTQRNTFLDGATENLPHAPVPERLKATINLNLNTMLPAYSRPIIDTNKPTLIYNSYNLDPLWRKEEDINRILLLEPSHFQKFPVSKRVIDFLTSLTKNIQGIQVIVGEIAELTALYKNSPLGLNGFISKEHPAFKHYPGVKDSRDWIYPEVIGYYNSFFSFWKKCEKSIFKQL; this is encoded by the coding sequence ATGAGCGATTTGTTTCCATTTGCAAAAAAGCAAATCGGTTTTCCCCCCGATTATCATTCCATTTTAGAGCGAATCAATCAAATCAATCCCGTTCAATATGGTAAAACCAGAAACTTTATTGACGGTGCTGTTACCTACTTATCTCCCTACATCTCACGAGGCGTAATCAGTATAAAGCAAGTGCAAGAATCAGTTTTATCGAAAGGCTACCATCCAGCTAGTGTTGAGAAGTTTTTGCAAGAGCTGGCTTGGCGCGAATATTTTCAGCGTGTGTGGCAATCGAAGGGCGAGTTCCTTTTTCAAGATTTAAAGCAACCGCAGTCAGAAGTAGCGCATCACCAAATGATAGAAGCCATCGTAAACGGGAATACTGGAATAACAGCCATTGATAATTTAATTCACGAATTTTACGAAACTGGCTACCTGCACAACCACGTGCGGATGTACGTGGCGAGCATTGCGTGTAATGTAAGTAAAGCGCATTGGTCGGCTCCTGCACAATGGATGTATTATCATTTGCTCGATGGAGACTTCGCTAGCAACACCTGCAGTTGGCAGTGGGTAGCAGGTGCATTCTCTTCTAAAAAGTATTATTGCAATCAAGAAAACGTTAATCGTTACACACACAGCACACAACGAAATACATTTCTAGATGGGGCAACAGAGAACTTGCCCCATGCGCCAGTACCCGAGAGGCTGAAGGCAACTATCAACTTGAATTTGAACACAATGCTTCCCGCATACTCCCGCCCTATCATTGATACTAACAAGCCAACCCTGATTTACAATTCTTACAACCTCGATCCACTTTGGAGAAAAGAAGAAGATATTAACCGGATCTTGCTTTTAGAGCCATCGCACTTTCAAAAATTTCCCGTCAGCAAAAGGGTGATTGACTTTCTTACGAGTCTAACCAAAAATATTCAAGGCATACAAGTAATAGTCGGTGAGATAGCCGAGCTTACCGCTCTTTACAAAAATTCACCATTGGGCTTAAATGGGTTTATTTCTAAAGAGCACCCCGCCTTCAAGCACTATCCGGGTGTTAAAGATAGCCGCGATTGGATTTATCCAGAGGTGATTGGGTATTACAATTCCTTTTTTTCGTTTTGGAAGAAGTGTGAAAAATCAATTTTTAAACAATTATGA
- the accB gene encoding acetyl-CoA carboxylase biotin carboxyl carrier protein codes for MKTTEIRDLIDFIAQSGLNEVDIETKELKLHVKREPDQKVMKASAPVIAAPVVTAPPTQAVVTPQAQVQTPKVEKPVAATAKTVDIKSPMIGTFYRSANPDSPPMISVGDKVSKGQTVCIIEAMKLFNEIESEVSGTIVKVMVENSSPVEYDQVLFVVEPD; via the coding sequence ATGAAGACAACCGAGATTCGTGACCTAATCGACTTCATTGCCCAATCGGGGTTGAATGAAGTGGATATTGAAACAAAAGAGTTGAAGCTTCACGTCAAGCGTGAGCCAGATCAAAAGGTGATGAAGGCATCGGCTCCTGTAATTGCTGCACCTGTGGTAACGGCTCCTCCCACGCAAGCGGTGGTTACTCCTCAAGCACAAGTGCAGACCCCAAAAGTTGAAAAGCCAGTAGCAGCTACTGCCAAGACGGTAGATATCAAGTCACCCATGATTGGCACCTTCTATCGTTCGGCCAATCCAGATTCTCCTCCTATGATTTCGGTGGGCGATAAAGTGAGCAAGGGCCAAACGGTTTGCATCATTGAAGCCATGAAACTTTTCAATGAGATTGAGTCGGAAGTATCGGGCACGATTGTAAAAGTAATGGTCGAAAATTCCTCTCCTGTGGAGTATGATCAAGTGCTTTTTGTAGTAGAACCTGATTAA